A stretch of the Cytobacillus luteolus genome encodes the following:
- a CDS encoding DUF3899 domain-containing protein: MIQLLKKTSYLVIISIFVICLLSYLYSQTVSLLSFINFTFFISSFFILLYLLLFVAKGGFFDGITYSFRRFTKQFSRTEVFAEDDLEQMALPSEMLRYKKTTPIILNGLILFVLMLVGLLFYYL, encoded by the coding sequence ATGATTCAATTACTAAAAAAAACATCATACTTAGTAATTATCTCAATCTTTGTAATATGTCTTCTCTCCTATTTGTATAGTCAAACTGTCTCTCTACTTTCTTTTATCAACTTTACATTTTTCATCTCTAGTTTCTTTATATTGTTATATTTGTTACTATTTGTAGCCAAAGGTGGATTTTTTGATGGGATCACTTATAGTTTTAGACGCTTTACTAAGCAATTTTCTAGAACTGAAGTATTTGCGGAAGATGATTTAGAACAAATGGCTCTTCCATCGGAAATGCTGAGATATAAGAAGACAACCCCTATTATTCTTAATGGACTAATTCTTTTTGTGCTCATGTTAGTTGGTTTGTTATTTTACTACTTGTAA
- a CDS encoding peptide ABC transporter substrate-binding protein, with protein sequence MNRAKLLLLLAFTLVLSSFLAACGTADDDAGQGGDAPKEDVAQILNILETAEIPTMDTVMGTDAVAFNVANQVFEGLYRLDENNEATEGMAIDHTLSEDGTVYTFNLRQDATWSNGDPVTANDFVFAWRRAVDPATGSEYGPYMMSGVVVNATQVAEGQLPPDQLGIKAIDDHTLEVTLERPVPYFDSLMTFPTFYPQNEKFVTEQGDQYALEAANMVYNGPFTLSSWEHEVGWTMTKNPDYWDADVVSLETINVKVVKDPATSANLYDTNAVDISGALSSDFVDKYKTHEDFINYGNAVTFYFKFNQTRNPALANVDVRKAISMAVDEQGITDVILNNGSIPANGLVPRNFVIHPETKEDFREHGDFNAYNVEEAKKHWQQALDTLGVSEVTIEVLGGDTETSIKMQDFIKNQLETNLEGLTIKLKNVPFAQRLDLDTAMDYDVQFAGWGPDYLDAMSFMDLWVTDGGNNKMGYSNPEYDRLIKEAKTTLATDPVARFEAMQEAERILLEEDAAIGPLYQRGTAQLMQEYVKNVYIHPFGPDYSYKWTKIEK encoded by the coding sequence ATGAACAGAGCAAAATTATTGCTATTGTTAGCATTCACACTTGTATTAAGTAGCTTTTTAGCTGCATGTGGTACAGCTGATGATGATGCTGGACAAGGTGGAGACGCTCCAAAAGAGGACGTAGCTCAAATACTTAACATTCTAGAAACGGCTGAAATTCCTACAATGGATACTGTTATGGGAACAGATGCTGTTGCGTTTAATGTAGCTAACCAAGTTTTTGAAGGTCTTTATAGATTAGATGAAAACAATGAAGCTACAGAAGGTATGGCAATTGACCATACTTTAAGTGAAGATGGAACTGTTTATACGTTTAATCTTCGTCAAGATGCAACATGGTCTAATGGAGACCCTGTTACAGCTAATGATTTCGTATTCGCTTGGAGACGTGCAGTTGATCCAGCAACTGGTTCAGAGTACGGTCCTTATATGATGAGTGGTGTAGTTGTAAATGCAACTCAAGTTGCTGAAGGTCAATTACCTCCAGATCAATTAGGTATTAAAGCAATTGATGACCATACTTTAGAGGTAACATTAGAACGTCCAGTTCCTTACTTTGATTCTTTGATGACGTTTCCTACATTCTATCCTCAAAATGAAAAGTTTGTAACAGAACAAGGCGATCAATACGCACTTGAAGCTGCAAACATGGTTTACAATGGTCCTTTTACTCTCTCAAGCTGGGAGCATGAAGTAGGCTGGACTATGACTAAAAATCCTGATTATTGGGATGCTGATGTTGTAAGTCTTGAAACAATTAATGTAAAAGTAGTTAAAGATCCTGCAACTTCTGCAAATCTTTACGACACTAATGCAGTTGATATCTCAGGAGCTTTATCTTCAGACTTTGTTGATAAATATAAAACACATGAAGATTTCATCAATTACGGAAATGCTGTTACTTTTTATTTTAAGTTTAACCAAACACGTAATCCTGCTTTAGCTAACGTAGATGTTCGTAAAGCGATCTCGATGGCAGTTGATGAGCAAGGTATTACAGATGTTATCCTTAACAATGGTTCAATTCCTGCAAATGGTTTAGTTCCTAGAAATTTTGTAATACACCCAGAAACAAAAGAAGACTTCCGTGAACACGGTGACTTTAATGCTTATAACGTAGAAGAAGCTAAAAAACATTGGCAACAAGCGTTAGATACTTTAGGTGTATCAGAAGTAACAATCGAAGTTCTTGGTGGAGACACTGAAACTTCAATTAAAATGCAAGATTTCATTAAAAACCAACTTGAAACAAATCTTGAAGGATTAACAATTAAACTTAAAAACGTACCATTTGCTCAACGTTTAGATCTTGATACTGCAATGGACTATGATGTTCAATTTGCTGGTTGGGGACCTGACTACCTAGATGCAATGTCATTTATGGACCTTTGGGTAACTGATGGTGGAAACAATAAAATGGGTTACTCAAATCCTGAGTATGACCGTTTAATCAAAGAAGCAAAAACAACTTTAGCAACTGATCCTGTGGCTCGCTTTGAAGCAATGCAGGAAGCAGAGCGTATTCTATTGGAAGAGGATGCTGCAATTGGACCATTATACCAACGCGGTACAGCTCAATTAATGCAAGAATACGTTAAAAATGTTTATATCCACCCATTTGGTCCAGATTATAGCTACAAATGGACAAAAATTGAGAAATAA
- the opp3b gene encoding oligopeptide ABC transporter permease translates to MAKYLTQRIIYMIITLFLIASFTFFLMKLMPGTPFTNQEKMSEQQLLIVKEKYGLNDPVPVQYAKYMLNLVQGDMGISFQFNNREVTDLILDRIGPSAYLGLQSMIVGTLLGILLGIVAALKQNTIYDYGSTVLAVTGKSIPSFVFAGLLQYYVGVKLGWFPVAFWEGFEYTILPTIALMMLPLSITARFMRTEMVEVLSSDYILLARAKGVTPFTIAFKHALRNALIPILTVLGPLAVGLMTGSLVIEKIFSIPGLGQQFVLSIQANDYPVIMGTTLFFAALFIFIVFVVDILYGIVDPRIRLAGGKK, encoded by the coding sequence ATGGCTAAATATTTAACTCAACGAATTATCTACATGATCATCACTCTATTTCTAATCGCATCATTTACCTTCTTCCTTATGAAGCTCATGCCAGGTACTCCGTTTACAAATCAAGAAAAAATGTCAGAACAGCAGTTACTGATTGTGAAGGAAAAATACGGTCTAAATGACCCAGTTCCAGTACAATATGCAAAATATATGTTAAACCTTGTGCAAGGGGACATGGGTATATCCTTTCAGTTTAATAATAGAGAGGTTACCGATTTAATATTGGACCGGATAGGGCCATCCGCATATCTAGGTTTACAATCGATGATTGTAGGGACATTACTCGGAATATTACTCGGAATTGTTGCAGCACTTAAACAGAATACGATTTACGATTACGGTTCTACGGTACTAGCTGTTACAGGTAAATCCATTCCTTCGTTTGTATTTGCTGGTCTACTACAATATTATGTTGGAGTTAAATTAGGGTGGTTCCCTGTTGCATTCTGGGAAGGGTTTGAGTACACGATTCTTCCAACAATTGCTTTAATGATGTTACCACTTTCAATTACAGCACGCTTTATGAGAACAGAAATGGTGGAAGTATTAAGTTCTGATTATATTTTACTAGCGAGAGCAAAAGGGGTAACACCATTCACAATTGCCTTTAAACATGCATTAAGAAATGCCTTGATACCAATTCTAACGGTATTAGGTCCTCTAGCAGTAGGCTTAATGACAGGATCACTTGTTATTGAAAAGATTTTCTCTATCCCTGGATTAGGGCAACAGTTTGTTTTATCTATTCAAGCAAATGATTACCCAGTTATTATGGGTACAACCCTCTTCTTTGCTGCATTGTTTATTTTTATCGTATTTGTCGTGGATATTTTATATGGAATTGTTGATCCGCGTATACGTTTAGCGGGAGGTAAAAAATAA
- the opp3C gene encoding oligopeptide ABC transporter permease, with amino-acid sequence MSKHEEVLSKDLFKPAKLDLRESEVISQPSLNYWQDAWRRLRKNKAAILGLILMVLLAFLAIFGPIMNDHGFNDQQLSRAKMPPKVPVLEHVPFLGLDGTVAGPDGTRVDVYEQKGIDDYFWFGTDGLGRDLWTRVWSGTRISLYIALLAAAIDMVIGVAYGGISAYYGGRTDNVMQRIIEVLVGIPNLVIVILMILILEPGIISITIALTITGWVGMARIVRGQILKLKNQEFVLASKTLGAKDSNIILKHLIPNVTGVIIINTMFTIPSAVFFEAFLSFIGLGLQAPTASLGTLIDDGYKSMQTFPHMMIFPAIVISLLMIAFNLMADGLRDALDPRMRD; translated from the coding sequence ATGAGCAAACATGAAGAAGTTCTATCAAAAGATTTATTTAAACCAGCTAAACTTGATTTAAGAGAAAGTGAAGTTATTTCACAGCCAAGCCTGAATTACTGGCAGGATGCTTGGCGTCGCCTACGAAAAAATAAGGCTGCTATATTAGGTTTAATTTTAATGGTTCTACTTGCTTTTTTAGCGATTTTTGGACCTATTATGAATGACCATGGTTTTAATGACCAGCAATTATCACGTGCTAAAATGCCACCCAAAGTTCCTGTTCTTGAACATGTACCGTTTTTAGGGTTAGACGGCACAGTTGCAGGCCCAGATGGTACACGTGTTGATGTGTATGAACAAAAAGGAATTGATGACTATTTTTGGTTTGGTACGGATGGACTAGGTCGAGATTTATGGACGCGTGTTTGGTCCGGAACTAGAATTTCATTATATATTGCGCTACTTGCTGCTGCTATCGATATGGTTATAGGTGTAGCTTATGGCGGAATATCTGCTTACTATGGTGGTAGAACTGATAATGTCATGCAACGTATTATTGAGGTACTTGTAGGAATTCCAAACTTAGTCATTGTTATTTTAATGATCTTAATACTTGAACCTGGAATTATATCGATTACTATAGCCTTAACCATAACCGGGTGGGTCGGAATGGCGAGGATTGTTCGCGGTCAAATTTTAAAACTAAAAAACCAGGAATTTGTTCTCGCATCTAAAACACTTGGGGCTAAAGATTCAAATATTATATTAAAGCATTTAATACCAAACGTTACTGGAGTTATTATCATTAATACAATGTTTACGATACCGAGTGCTGTTTTCTTTGAAGCATTCCTAAGCTTTATTGGTCTAGGATTACAAGCACCAACTGCTTCACTTGGAACGCTAATCGATGATGGCTATAAATCAATGCAAACTTTCCCACATATGATGATCTTCCCTGCTATCGTAATCAGTTTATTAATGATTGCATTTAACTTGATGGCAGATGGATTACGTGATGCATTAGATCCAAGAATGCGTGATTAG
- a CDS encoding ABC transporter ATP-binding protein, with protein MEKILDVKNLHVSFDTFAGEVRAIRGVDFSVNKGETLAIVGESGSGKSVTTKTIMRLLPDKIGKIKEGEILFDGKDLSKLSEKEMQKIRGKDISMIFQDPMTSLNPTMKIGAQIAEGLIKHQNLSKGAAKEKVIDLLNLVGIPNPEIRYNQYPHQFSGGMRQRVVIAIALACNPKVLIADEPTTALDVTIQAQILELMKDIQKKIETSIIFITHDLGVVANVADRVAVMYGGMICEIGTVDEIFYNPQHPYTWGLISSMPNLETEGELYAIPGTPPNLLYPPKGDAFAPRNEYALEIDFEKQPPMFKVSDTHYAATWLLHPDAPKVEPPLVIRERKKRYEASRGVSSTERRK; from the coding sequence ATGGAAAAAATACTTGATGTAAAGAATTTGCATGTTTCGTTTGATACATTTGCAGGAGAAGTAAGAGCAATTCGTGGTGTAGACTTTTCAGTTAATAAAGGAGAAACCCTTGCAATTGTTGGTGAGTCCGGTTCTGGAAAATCTGTTACAACGAAAACAATTATGAGGTTATTACCAGATAAGATCGGAAAAATCAAAGAGGGAGAAATCCTTTTTGATGGAAAAGATCTATCTAAGCTCTCAGAAAAAGAGATGCAGAAGATTCGTGGTAAAGATATTTCAATGATTTTCCAAGATCCTATGACATCTTTAAATCCAACAATGAAAATCGGTGCTCAAATTGCAGAAGGACTTATCAAACATCAAAATTTGAGCAAAGGTGCGGCAAAGGAGAAGGTAATAGACCTGCTTAACCTGGTAGGAATTCCTAATCCTGAAATTCGTTATAATCAATATCCACATCAATTTTCGGGCGGAATGCGTCAACGTGTTGTTATTGCTATTGCCCTTGCTTGTAACCCAAAGGTCCTGATCGCGGACGAGCCTACAACCGCACTTGATGTTACAATTCAAGCTCAAATATTAGAACTCATGAAGGATATACAGAAAAAGATTGAGACTTCTATTATCTTTATTACACATGACTTAGGTGTTGTTGCAAACGTAGCAGATCGTGTAGCGGTAATGTATGGTGGTATGATTTGTGAGATTGGAACGGTTGATGAAATTTTCTATAACCCTCAACATCCTTATACATGGGGATTAATCAGCTCAATGCCAAACTTAGAGACTGAAGGAGAGCTATACGCAATCCCAGGAACACCACCAAATCTATTATATCCTCCTAAAGGGGATGCTTTTGCACCAAGAAATGAATATGCCCTTGAAATTGATTTTGAAAAGCAGCCTCCAATGTTTAAAGTGTCTGATACACATTATGCAGCAACGTGGCTACTTCATCCGGATGCACCTAAAGTCGAGCCACCTCTCGTGATTAGAGAACGTAAGAAACGATATGAGGCATCTAGAGGGGTATCATCCACAGAGAGGAGGAAGTAA
- a CDS encoding ABC transporter ATP-binding protein, with protein sequence MASNEKLVEIKNLKQYFNVGKPNMVKAIDGISFDIYKGETLGLVGESGCGKSTTGRTIIRLYDATDGQVLFEGEDVHGKKSKAELKKFSRKMQMIFQDPYASLNPRMTVADIIAEGIDIHGLAKNSQERMNRVQELLVTVGLNKDHATRYPHEFSGGQRQRIGIARALAVDPEFIIADEPISALDVSIQAQVVNLMKKLQEEKGLTYLFIAHDLSMVKYISDRIGVMYFGKLVELATSDELYNNPIHPYTKSLLSAIPIPDPETERTRKRTAYDPSMHNYSGNEDVQLREVKPGHFVSCSEEEFKQYQALYKD encoded by the coding sequence GTGGCATCAAATGAAAAACTTGTTGAGATTAAAAACTTAAAACAATATTTTAATGTTGGTAAACCAAATATGGTTAAGGCAATAGATGGGATTTCCTTTGATATTTATAAAGGAGAAACTTTAGGACTTGTTGGTGAGTCTGGTTGTGGTAAATCTACAACGGGTAGAACAATTATTCGTCTGTATGATGCAACAGATGGACAGGTACTATTTGAAGGTGAAGACGTTCATGGTAAAAAATCAAAAGCAGAGTTAAAGAAATTTAGCCGGAAAATGCAAATGATCTTCCAAGACCCATATGCGTCTTTAAACCCAAGAATGACCGTAGCTGATATCATTGCAGAAGGTATTGATATTCATGGTCTAGCTAAAAATAGTCAGGAACGTATGAATCGTGTTCAAGAGTTACTTGTAACGGTAGGTCTAAATAAGGACCATGCAACTCGTTATCCGCATGAATTTAGTGGAGGGCAACGTCAACGTATTGGTATTGCTCGTGCATTAGCAGTTGATCCAGAATTCATCATTGCGGATGAACCGATTTCAGCTCTTGATGTATCAATACAGGCACAGGTTGTTAACTTAATGAAAAAGCTTCAAGAGGAAAAAGGGTTAACCTACTTGTTTATAGCTCATGATTTATCAATGGTTAAATACATTAGTGATCGTATTGGCGTTATGTATTTTGGGAAGCTTGTTGAACTAGCAACGAGTGATGAGTTATATAATAATCCAATTCATCCTTATACAAAATCTCTACTCTCAGCTATACCTATACCAGATCCTGAAACTGAGCGTACCCGCAAACGTACAGCGTATGATCCAAGTATGCATAATTACTCTGGAAACGAAGATGTACAGTTAAGAGAAGTAAAACCTGGCCACTTTGTATCATGCTCAGAGGAAGAATTTAAACAATACCAAGCTCTATATAAAGATTAA
- a CDS encoding putative glycoside hydrolase, with protein sequence MGKKTITTVMFIVTFIFTIGTANVYASEKAELVASHHSGKEQGFIKKELPEKLTRFMFDSGFTFEYPDAIRGIYVTGHSAGGSKFEKLLNLVDNTDLNAMVIDIKDDHGNLTYRPKEASNYEDIAKNYIKDPVQTIKTLEEKQIYPIARVVVFKDSVLANKKPELSFKEGNAVWKNGRGESFVNPFLQEVWDYNVGIAIEAAKLGFQEIQFDYVRFPEGFEKRDKTLVYNMGEYQGDQSDVQKRVQAVTDFVAYAKEKLEPYNVKVSVDIFGYTATLPEAPGIGQNFSKISEHVDVISSMIYPSHWTSYFGIAKPDLEPYQLVTEYAKVEKEKLNELQNPPISRPWIQDFTARWLGKGNYKVYGKAEIEAQIRGLNEQGINEYLIWNAGNTYTEGVDYTPLN encoded by the coding sequence ATGGGGAAGAAAACGATTACTACAGTCATGTTCATTGTTACCTTCATATTTACTATTGGGACGGCTAATGTTTATGCGTCAGAAAAGGCAGAATTAGTTGCCAGTCATCATTCTGGAAAAGAGCAAGGATTCATTAAAAAGGAGCTACCCGAAAAGCTCACAAGATTTATGTTTGATTCGGGTTTTACCTTTGAATACCCTGATGCAATTAGAGGGATCTATGTAACAGGACACTCAGCAGGTGGAAGTAAATTTGAAAAATTACTTAATCTCGTCGATAACACTGACCTAAATGCGATGGTTATTGATATTAAAGACGATCATGGTAACCTTACCTACAGGCCTAAAGAAGCTTCGAATTACGAAGACATTGCTAAAAATTATATTAAAGATCCGGTACAAACAATAAAAACGCTTGAAGAAAAACAAATCTATCCGATTGCAAGAGTGGTTGTGTTCAAAGATTCTGTACTAGCCAATAAAAAGCCTGAACTATCCTTTAAAGAAGGTAATGCTGTCTGGAAAAACGGCCGCGGAGAATCATTTGTAAACCCTTTTCTACAAGAAGTATGGGATTATAATGTTGGCATTGCCATTGAAGCGGCAAAGTTAGGCTTTCAGGAGATTCAATTCGATTATGTCCGTTTCCCAGAAGGATTTGAAAAAAGGGATAAGACACTTGTATACAACATGGGAGAATATCAGGGGGACCAATCAGATGTACAAAAACGTGTTCAAGCTGTCACTGACTTTGTTGCCTATGCCAAAGAAAAGTTAGAGCCGTACAATGTGAAAGTATCTGTGGATATCTTTGGTTATACAGCAACACTTCCAGAAGCACCAGGGATTGGTCAAAACTTCAGTAAAATATCTGAGCACGTAGACGTTATTTCTTCGATGATTTATCCAAGTCACTGGACTTCATACTTTGGTATTGCTAAACCTGATCTAGAGCCATATCAATTAGTTACTGAATACGCTAAGGTTGAAAAAGAAAAGTTAAATGAACTTCAAAACCCTCCTATCTCAAGGCCATGGATTCAGGATTTTACAGCTAGATGGTTAGGGAAAGGTAATTATAAAGTGTATGGCAAGGCAGAAATAGAAGCTCAAATCAGAGGATTAAACGAACAAGGTATTAACGAATATTTAATTTGGAATGCAGGCAATACCTACACTGAAGGTGTAGATTATACACCACTAAATTAG
- a CDS encoding GNAT family N-acetyltransferase encodes MSWYTKLSQYFPVEEMKSQEHMEILLKEQGDIYHKDEGPNHVLMYAEFDEFIFIDYLFVSGAARGQGLGRKLIENLKMKNKAIILEVEPIDYEDTDTEKRLRFYKREGFEHAQSIGYRRLSLATNEVNQLEILFWSPTNESEEAIFEAMRKTYNLIHTYKDKEVYGRSYQSVNDVLTYNKKNDSDDILSDV; translated from the coding sequence TTGAGTTGGTATACTAAGTTAAGTCAGTATTTTCCAGTTGAGGAAATGAAATCACAAGAGCATATGGAGATTCTTTTAAAGGAACAAGGAGACATTTACCATAAAGATGAAGGTCCAAATCATGTATTAATGTACGCGGAATTTGATGAATTTATCTTTATTGACTATTTATTTGTTTCAGGGGCCGCAAGGGGACAGGGGCTTGGCAGAAAGCTAATAGAGAATTTAAAAATGAAAAATAAGGCGATTATATTAGAGGTTGAGCCGATTGACTATGAAGACACAGATACTGAGAAACGTTTAAGGTTTTATAAACGTGAAGGGTTTGAACACGCTCAGTCTATTGGGTATAGACGTCTATCTTTAGCCACGAATGAAGTGAATCAGTTAGAAATTTTATTTTGGTCTCCGACAAATGAGTCTGAAGAAGCCATCTTTGAAGCAATGAGAAAAACCTATAACTTGATTCATACCTATAAGGACAAAGAGGTGTATGGAAGGTCTTATCAAAGTGTGAATGATGTGTTAACATATAACAAAAAAAATGATAGCGACGATATTTTATCGGATGTATAA
- the spxA gene encoding transcriptional regulator SpxA: MVTLFTSPSCTSCRKAKSWLEEHSIPYTERNIFSEPLSIVEIKEILRMTEDGTDEIISTRSKIFQKLNINVESMPLQDLYALIQEHPGLLRRPIIIDEKRLQVGYNEDEIRRFLPRKVRTFQLREAQKLVN, from the coding sequence ATGGTAACATTATTTACTTCACCAAGCTGCACATCATGTCGTAAGGCTAAATCATGGCTAGAGGAACATAGTATTCCATATACAGAAAGAAACATATTCTCTGAGCCATTATCAATTGTAGAAATTAAAGAGATTCTTCGAATGACTGAGGATGGAACTGATGAAATCATTTCAACTCGTTCGAAGATATTTCAGAAGCTGAATATTAATGTTGAATCCATGCCATTACAGGATTTATATGCATTAATTCAAGAGCATCCTGGCTTGTTACGTAGACCTATCATCATTGATGAGAAACGTTTGCAAGTAGGCTATAATGAGGATGAGATACGACGCTTCTTACCAAGAAAAGTTCGTACTTTCCAACTACGAGAAGCACAAAAATTAGTAAACTAA
- a CDS encoding TerC family protein, translating into MDLELITSILLIIGIDIILGGDNAIVIALACRNLPETKRNKAIVLGTVLAVFIRIVVTIAAVFLLKIPFLQFAGGVFLLLLAYKLLVDHNEDTSRIKGGITLFAAIKTIVIADLIMGIDNVIAIAGAAHGNFYLVVLGLCVSIPIIIWGSKVILYLMEKFPVLIYFGASILAYTAGKMIVNEERLHYLYENYQPLLTMIPFLSICLILFAGLLTNRIKSYSGVKN; encoded by the coding sequence TTGGACTTAGAGTTAATTACATCTATTTTATTAATCATTGGTATTGACATTATTTTAGGTGGGGATAACGCAATCGTAATTGCATTAGCTTGTAGAAACCTCCCAGAAACTAAACGAAATAAAGCAATCGTCCTTGGTACAGTTTTGGCAGTGTTCATCAGAATTGTAGTGACTATTGCGGCTGTATTCTTACTAAAAATCCCATTCCTACAATTTGCTGGCGGTGTGTTTTTGCTACTACTTGCTTACAAATTGCTGGTAGATCATAATGAGGATACTTCCAGGATTAAAGGTGGTATTACGTTATTTGCAGCCATTAAAACAATTGTCATAGCAGACTTAATCATGGGTATCGACAATGTTATTGCAATAGCTGGTGCTGCACACGGCAACTTTTATCTCGTTGTTTTAGGATTATGTGTATCCATTCCAATCATTATTTGGGGAAGTAAAGTTATCTTATACCTAATGGAAAAATTTCCTGTACTCATTTACTTTGGTGCAAGTATACTTGCCTACACTGCTGGAAAAATGATCGTTAATGAGGAAAGACTTCACTACTTATATGAAAACTATCAACCACTTCTTACAATGATTCCTTTTCTTAGTATTTGTCTTATCCTTTTTGCTGGACTGCTTACAAACCGGATTAAAAGTTATTCTGGGGTTAAAAACTAG
- the mecA gene encoding adaptor protein MecA — MEIERINEYTVKFYISYVDIEERGFDREEIWYNRERSEELFWEMMDEVHQEEEFTVEGPLWIQVQALEKGLEVLVTRAQISKDGHKFELPISDEKFRDMPVDERIESLLDEHFNTKRNSDSDLPSNDEDQLDFLLRFQDFEDAISLAHRTQLLELTNKLYYFEGHYYLYIEFLDADCTEDELENTLSVVLEYGQESRISIHRIEEYGKTVMKESALSEIAKHFPLK; from the coding sequence ATGGAAATCGAACGTATTAATGAATATACAGTAAAGTTTTATATTTCATATGTTGATATAGAAGAAAGAGGCTTTGACCGCGAGGAAATTTGGTATAACCGTGAAAGAAGTGAGGAGCTCTTCTGGGAAATGATGGATGAAGTTCATCAGGAAGAAGAGTTTACAGTAGAGGGTCCATTATGGATTCAAGTCCAAGCGTTAGAAAAAGGTCTTGAAGTTCTGGTAACACGGGCGCAAATATCTAAGGATGGACATAAATTCGAACTACCAATCTCTGATGAAAAATTTAGGGATATGCCAGTAGATGAAAGAATTGAATCATTACTTGATGAGCATTTTAATACAAAGCGTAATTCAGATAGTGATTTACCATCAAATGATGAAGATCAATTAGATTTTTTACTTCGTTTCCAGGATTTTGAAGATGCTATCTCACTTGCACATCGTACACAGCTTCTAGAATTAACAAATAAACTATACTATTTTGAAGGTCACTATTATCTCTATATCGAATTCTTAGATGCGGATTGTACTGAAGACGAACTTGAGAATACACTAAGTGTAGTCTTAGAATACGGCCAAGAATCTAGAATTTCAATTCATCGAATTGAAGAGTACGGAAAGACAGTCATGAAAGAAAGTGCACTATCAGAAATAGCTAAACACTTTCCATTAAAATAA